One genomic window of Equus caballus isolate H_3958 breed thoroughbred chromosome 6, TB-T2T, whole genome shotgun sequence includes the following:
- the ITM2C gene encoding integral membrane protein 2C: MVKISFQPAVAGIKGDKADKASASASAPAPPAAAEILLTPAREERPPHHRYKKGASVGGVCYLSMGMVVLLMGLVFASVYIYRYFFLAQLARDNFFHCGVHYEDSLSSQVRTRMELEEDVKIYLEENYERINVPVPQFGGGDPADIIHDFQRGLTAYHDISLDKCYVIELNTTIVLPPRNFWELLMNVKRGTYLPQTYIIQEEMVVTEHVSDKEALGSFIYHLCSGKDTYRLRRRATRRRINKRGAKNCNAIRHFENTFVVETLICGVV, translated from the exons ATGGTGAAGATTAGCTTCCAGCCCGCCGTTGCCGGCATCAAGGGCGACAAGGCCGACAAGGcttcggcctcggcctcggccccGGCGCCCCCCGCGGCCGCTGAGATCCTGCTGACGCCGGCTCGG GAGGAGCGGCCCCCCCATCACCGCTACAAGAAGGGGGCCTCCGTGGGCGGTGTCTGCTACCTGTCGATGGGAATGGTCGTGCTGCTCATGGGCCTTGTGTTCGCCTCCGTCTACATCTACAGATATTTCTTCCTGGCTCAG CTGGCCCGAGACAACTTCTTCCACTGCGGCGTCCACTACGAGGACTCCCTGTCCTCCCAGGTCCGCACCCggatggagctggaggaggacGTAAAGATCTACCTCGAAGAGAACTACGAGCGCATCAACGTGCCCGTGCCCCAGTTTGGCGGCGGCGACCCTGCAGACATCATCCACGACTTCCAGCGG GGTCTCACTGCCTACCATGACATCTCCCTGGACAAATGCTATGTCATCGAGCTCAACACCACCATCGTGCTGCCCCCTCGCAACTTCTGGGAGCTCCTCATGAATGTGAAG AGAGGGACCTACCTCCCGCAGACATACATCATCCAGGAGGAGATGGTGGTCACGGAGCACGTCAGCGACAAGGAGGCCCTGGGCTCCTTCATCTACCACCTGTGCAGCGGGAAGGACACCTACCGGCTGCGGCGCCGGGCTACCCGGAGGC GGATCAACAAGCGTGGGGCCAAGAACTGTAATGCCATCCGCCACTTCGAGAACACCTTTGTGGTGGAGACGCTCATCTGCGGGGTGGTGTGA